The Prunus persica cultivar Lovell chromosome G7, Prunus_persica_NCBIv2, whole genome shotgun sequence genome has a segment encoding these proteins:
- the LOC18770480 gene encoding serine/threonine-protein kinase CTR1: MEMPGRRSNYTLLSQVPDDQTAAFYDSESKNNKGKAERGFEWETGADFRANRVGNPYSSVGLQRQSSGSSFGESSLSGEYYAPTLSNTAANEIDGFGYVPDDVFKVGGGGEFRMKGGDGAVGTTGGGGSSSGKSWAQQTEESYQLQLALALRLSSEATCTDDPNFLDLVPDVSSSRSSGSVDAVSHRFWVNGCLSYFDIVPDGFYLIHGIDPYVWTVCTDMQENGRIPSIESLRSVDPGIGSSIEVVLIDRRSDPSLKELQNRVFSLSCTCITTKEIVDQLAKLVCNRMGGSASVGEDEFVPIWRESSDDLKDCLGSVVVPIGSLSVGLCRHRALLFKVLADRIDLSCRIAKGCKYCTRDDASSCLVRFGLDREYLVDLIANPGYLCEPDSLLNGPSSISISSPLRFPRLKPVEPTIDFRSLAKQYFSDCQSLNLVFDEASAGSAVDEDNKEFSMYPKQLDRKITEGNNLLLVSSLNDNTSMYAKVSQPSFEDRNPQLFNPSQNIVHTPGMVKDPIPLKRIPPIGHRDVSRVDTTKGSRFVEGVQLVPSKPSKELTFDIEDLDIPWNDLVLKDRIGAGSFGTVHRADWHGSDVAVKILMEQDFHAERFKEFLREVTIMKRLRHPNIVLFMGAVTKPPNLSIVTEYLSRGSLYRLLHKPGAMEALDEKRRLNMAYDVAKGMNYLHRRNPPIVHRDLKSPNLLVDKKYTVKVCDFGLSRLKANTFLSSKSAAGTPEWMAPEVLRDEPSNEKSDVYSFGVILWELATLQQPWGNLNPAQVVAAVGFKNKRLEIPRDLNPQVASIIEACWANEPWKRPSFASIMESLMPLIKPPATQPSRPGVPLLS, translated from the exons ATGGAAATGCCCGGTAGGAGATCGAACTACACGCTTCTGAGCCAAGTCCCCGACGACCAGACGGCGGCGTTTTACGATTCGGAGAGCAAGAACAACAAAGGAAAAGCTGAGAGAGGATTCGAGTGGGAAACTGGAGCGGATTTTCGGGCGAATCGGGTCGGGAACCCGTACTCGTCAGTCGGGTTACAGAGGCAGTCGAGTGGGAGCAGCTTCGGTGAGAGCTCGCTCTCCGGTGAATACTACGCTCCGACTCTATCGAATACAGCGGCGAATGAGATCGATGGGTTCGGGTACGTGCCCGACGATGTGTTCAAGGTTGGTGGAGGTGGTGAATTTCGAATGAAAGGTGGGGATGGAGCTGTAGGGACCACCGGTGGCGGTGGCTCGTCTTCGGGGAAGAGCTGGGCTCAGCAGACTGAGGAGAGTTATCAGCTGCAGCTGGCTTTGGCTCTTCGGCTGTCGTCGGAGGCCACTTGTACCGATGATCCCAATTTCTTGGATCTAGTGCCGGATGTATCGTCATCGAGGTCGTCCGGCTCCGTTGACGCTGTTTCGCATCGGTTTTGG GTGAATGGCTGCCTATCGTACTTTGACATAGTGCCTGATGGATTTTACCTAATTCATGGAATAGATCCGTATGTATGGACTGTGTGCACTGATATGCAAGAGAATGGTCGTATACCATCAATTGAATCATTAAGGTCTGTTGATCCTGGCATTGGTTCTTCTATTGAAGTGGTTTTAATTGATCGACGTAGTGATCCCAGCTTAAAGGAACTCCAAAATAGGGTCTTCAGCCTTTCTTGTACTTGCATAACTACAAAAGAGATAGTAGATCAGCTGGCAAAACTTGTATGCAACCGCATGGG GGGTTCAGCTTCTGTAGGAGAGGATGAATTTGTCCCCATATGGAGGGAGAGCAGTGATGATCTGAAAGATTGCTTAGGATCTGTTGTTGTTCCAATAGGCAGCCTTTCTGTTGGTCTCTGTAGACATCGTGCTTTATTATTCAAA GTGCTAGCTGACAGAATTGATCTATCATGTCGAATTGCCAAAGGCTGTAAATATTGCACAAGAGATGATGCTTCCTCTTGTCTTGTCCGGTTTGGGCTTGACAG GGAGTATTTAGTAGATTTGATTGCAAATCCAGGTTACTTATGCGAGCCCGATTCCTTGCTCAATGGTCCATCATCCATCTCAATTTCTTCACCGCTGCGCTTTCCAAGACTAAAACCAGTTGAACCTACCATTGATTTCAGGTCACTGGCCAAACAGTATTTCTCGGACTGTCAATCGCTTAATCTTGTATTTGATGAAGCTTCTGCAG GAAGTGCTGTTGACGAGGACAATAAGGAATTCTCTATGTATCCTAAACAGTTAGATAGGAAGATTACAGAAGGAAACAACCTTTTACTAGTTTCAAGTCTCAATGACAACACTTCTATGTATGCAAAAGTTTCTCAGCCGAGTTTTGAAGATAGAAATCCCCAATTATTTAACCCTTCTCAAAACATTGTACACACACCAGGCATGGTAAAAGATCCAATCCCTCTAAAGCGTATACCACCCATAGGGCATAGAGATGTTTCAAGAGTGGATACAACTAAAGGCTCGAGGTTTGTCGAGGGAGTTCAACTGGTTCCTAGTAAACCAAGTAAAGAGCTCACATTCGATATAGAGGATTTGGACATCCCATGGAATGATCTTGTACTAAAAGATAGAATTGGTGCAG GTTCTTTTGGAACTGTTCATCGTGCCGATTGGCATGGCTCT GATGTTGCTGTGAAAATTCTTATGGAGCAAGACTTTCATGCCGAACGCTTTAAAGAATTTTTGAGAGAG GTTACTATAATGAAACGGCTGCGGCATCCAAATATTGTTCTCTTTATGGGTGCAGTTACGAAGCCCCCAAACTTGTCCATTGTGACAGAATATTTATCAAG AGGTAGCTTGTATAGGCTTTTGCATAAACCTGGCGCAATGGAGGCATTGGATGAGAAGCGCCGGTTGAATATGGCTTACGATGTG GCAAAAGGAATGAATTATCTTCATAGACGCAATCCTCCTATTGTTCATCGAGACTTAAAATCTCCAAATCTGTTGGTGGACAAAAAATATACAGTGAAG GTTTGTGACTTTGGTCTTTCCCGTTTAAAGGCAAACACTTTTCTCTCATCAAAGTCAGCTGCTGGGACT cCGGAATGGATGGCACCGGAAGTCCTGCGTGATGAACCGTCAAATGAGAAGTCAGATGTTTACAGTTTTGGTGTAATATTGTGGGAACTAGCTACACTGCAACAGCCGTGGGGTAATTTAAATCCAGCACAG GTTGTGGCAGCTGTTGGTTTTAAGAACAAAAGGCTTGAGATTCCACGTGATTTGAATCCTCAAGTGGCTTCGATCATTGAGGCTTGCTGGGCCAA TGAGCCCTGGAAACGACCTTCATTTGCTAGTATCATGGAATCTTTGATGCCGTTGATTAAACCTCCGGCGACTCAACCTAGTCGTCCAGGCGTGCCATTACTCAGCTGA
- the LOC18769342 gene encoding heat stress transcription factor A-3 isoform X1, with translation MNPKDECYPKSPPTSAELDPENPLRPEMSEPLLGSQSIPSFTSPLMEFEAFCALNPSESSWSSGAFEFDEKAPTATYSSMDAGGAEHVAVPQPLECLQDSPVPPFLSKTFDLVDDPSLDSIISWGSGGNSFVVWDPLEFSRLVLPRNFKHNNFSSFVRQLNTYGFRKVDTDKWEFANEAFKRGKRHLLKKIQRRKSPQSLQVGPSAEAGRPGLEGDIETLRKERSMLMQEVDDLQQQQRGTVHHMKVVNERLQYAEQRQKQMVSFLSKLLQNPAFLARLQQKTGQKGIDSPRMKRKFVKQHQHELGKSDSCIQGQIVKYQPAWRNLSAVPDVNPVVPIEQSPDNLSQVMAGKLGLVTESKPYQFVDVASDELNLSAEPTVTLGFIKTPEQEGEGASSMGAKDPFQKGKSVLSPQQELNPEYYVSFQEDFGKNKMFPELFSPGIDGMIKQEDIWSMGFDVSAGMSSSSNELWSNPVNYDVPEIGVTSELLDIWDIGPLHAAGGSGIDKWPADESAFDEPDSQAGQLKVDTSKRIDP, from the exons ATGAACCCAAAAGACGAGTGCTACCCAAAGTCTCCACCTACTTCAGCTGAATTGGACCCGGAGAATCCGCTTCGACCCGAAATGTCAGAACCGTTGTTAGGTTCTCAGTCAATTCCTTCGTTTACTTCTCCTCTGATGGAATTTGAAGCCTTTTGTGCTCTAAACCCATCGGAGTCTTCTTGGTCCTCTGGTGCTTTCGAGTTTGATGAGAAAGCTCCAACTGCAACGTATTCGTCTATGGACGCTGGTGGCGCGGAGCACGTGGCCGTCCCGCAGCCTCTTGAATGTCTACAGGACAGTCCGGTTCCGCCGTTTCTGTCCAAGACTTTCGATCTGGTCGACGACCCTTCGCTTGATTCGATCATATCGTGGGGTTCCGGCGGCAACAGCTTCGtggtgtgggacccattgGAGTTTTCCAGGCTCGTCTTGCCGAGGAATTTCAAGCACAACAATTTCTCAAGTTTTGTCCGGCAACTTAATACTTAT GGGTTTCGCAAGGTTGATACAGATAAGTGGGAGTTTGCGAATGAAGCTTTCAAAAGGGGCAAAAGAcatttgttgaagaagatCCAGAGGCGCAAGTCACCTCAATCACTGCAGGTTGGGCCTTCTGCTGAAGCAGGGAGGCCCGGACTGGAAGGTGACATTGAGACTttgaggaaagagagaagtaTGTTAATGCAGGAAGTTGATGATCTGCAGCAGCAACAGCGGGGTACAGTTCACCATATGAAAGTAGTGAACGAGAGGCTTCAGTATGCGGAGCAGAGACAGAAGCAGATGGTTTCTTTCTTGTCCAAGTTGCTTCAAAACCCAGCATTCTTAGCCCGCCTTCAACAGAAGACAGGACAGAAAGGTATAGACTCTCCAAGGATGAAGAGGAAATTTGTTAAGCAGCATCAGCATGAACTAGGTAAATCAGATTCTTGTATACAAGGGCAGATTGTGAAGTACCAACCTGCTTGGAGAAATCTCTCTGCAGTCCCAGATGTGAATCCAGTAGTTCCTATTGAACAATCTCCTGATAATCTTTCACAAGTTATGGCAGGAAAACTGGGTTTGGTTACAGAAAGCAAGCCATATCAATTTGTGGATGTAGCATCAGATGAGTTAAATTTATCAGCTGAACCAACAGTAACGCTAGGGTTTATCAAAACACCAGAGCAAGAAGGTGAAGGGGCGTCAAGCATGGGAGCTAAAGATCCATTTCAAAAAGGGAAGAGTGTTCTGAGCCCACAACAGGAGCTTAATCCCGAGTATTATGTCTCTTTCCAGGAGGATTTTGGGAAGAATAAGATGTTTCCGGAACTTTTCTCTCCAGGGATCGATGGCATGATTAAACAAGAAGATATATGGAGCATGGGTTTTGATGTCAGTGCTGGTATGTCAAGTTCTAGCAATGAGTTATGGAGTAACCCGGTCAACTATGATGTGCCAGAGATAGGAGTGACAAGCGAATTGTTAGATATCTGGGATATAGGTCCCCTGCATGCAGCAGGAGGGTCAGGCATTGATAAGTGGCCAGCTGATGAATCTGCATTTGATGAGCCTGATAGTCAAGCAGGCCAGCTGAAAGTCGATACATCTAAACGTATTGATCCATAG
- the LOC18770886 gene encoding O-acyltransferase WSD1, with protein MELEELEGQEPVSPNGQYFSSNVISLSVLAVWEFEIPIDPESQTIPLLIKNVFLPVSPRFSSIMVENKGKKQWKRVEVKLEDHVYTPSFPSGLSLESYDKYFDDYISKLLTERFPQGKPLWEIHIINYPTSNAAANVIFKLHHALGDGYSLMGALISSLQRADNPSLPLTFPSRKRSESKRENFVTKTFSGFCNTISDLWSGTLKTMNGDVVTPIRSGNDAIEFRPATVSTMTFSLDQIKSIKDKLGVTVNDVLTGMIFFGTRLYMQEMNQSSSKADCTAMVLLNTRIMGDYLPIEEMIKPNSKAPWGNRFTFMHVPIPKLTELSNALDFIWNACKTIKRKRNSFAAYFNSRLLEIVHKFGGHEACGKYIHRTLKNSSMLISNLIGPVEQMSLANHPIKGLYFVVGGGPLSFEITIVSYMGKVRVAFNMEKGVIDPQKLKSCMENALQMILNDSHKHMSLNI; from the exons ATGGAGTTGGAGGAATTGGAAGGACAAGAGCCAGTGAGTCCAAATGGTCAGTACTTCAGTAGCAATGTGATATCTCTATCGGTTCTTGCTGTTTGGGAATTTGAGATTCCAATCGATCCCGAGTCTCAAACAATACCGTTGCTTATTAAGAACGTCTTCCTCCCCGTCAGCCCTCGTTTCTCCTCTATCATg gttgaaaataaaggaaagaaaCAGTGGAAAAGGGTGGAAGTGAAGCTTGAAGACCACGTTTACACCCCTTCTTTCCCTTCCGGCCTGTCGCTTGAATCATACGACAAGTATTTTGACGACTATATTTCAAAGCTATTAACAGAAAGATTTCCACAAGGCAAACCACTATGGGAAATTCATATTATCAACTACCCAACTAGCAATGCAGCTGCTAATGTAATCTTCAAGTTACACCACGCGCTTGGAGATGGTTACTCTCTCATGGGTGCCCTGATTTCTTCTTTGCAAAGGGCTGACAACCCTTCTCTTCCCTTAACTTTTCCTTCACGGAAGCGATCCGaatcaaagagagaaaattttgtgACTAAAACTTTCTCAGGTTTCTGCAACACCATTTCAGACTTGTGGTCGGGCACTTTAAAGACCATGAACGGAGATGTTGTAACACCAATCAGGTCTGGTAATGATGCGATTGAATTTCGGCCAGCAACTGTATCAACTATGACATTTTCTCttgatcaaatcaaatcaatcaagGACAAGCTTGGAGTG ACTGTAAATGATGTTCTGACCGGGATGATCTTCTTCGGAACTCGACTGTACATGCAAGAGATGAACCAAAGTTCAAGCAAAGCAGATTGTACAGCAATGGTGTTGCTCAACACAAGGATCATGGGGGATTATTTGCCAATCGAGGAGATGATCAAACCCAACAGCAAGGCGCCATGGGGAAATCGGTTTACATTCATGCATGTACCCATACCCAAGTTAACTGAACTCTCAAATGCGCTGGACTTTATCTGGAACGCATGCAAAAcaataaagagaaagagaaactcTTTCGCTGCTTATTTCAATAGTAGGCTACTGGAGATTGTGCACAAATTTGGAGGCCATGAG GCATGCGGGAAATACATTCATCGCACATTGAAAAACTCGAGCATGctaatctcaaatttgattGGACCTGTGGAACAAATGTCTTTGGCTAATCATCCAATAAAAGGTTTATACTTTGTGGTCGGTGGTGGACCTCTG AGCTTTGAAATAACCATTGTAAGTTACATGGGGAAAGTGAGGGTCGCCTTCAATATGGAAAAAGGCGTCATAGATCCACAAAAGTTGAAGTCGTGCATGGAAAATGCCTTGCAAATGATACTCAACGACTCGCACAAACATATGTCGCTTAACATTTAA
- the LOC18769342 gene encoding heat stress transcription factor A-3 isoform X3: MNPKDECYPKSPPTSAELDPENPLRPEMSEPLLGSQSIPSFTSPLMEFEAFCALNPSESSWSSGAFEFDEKAPTATYSSMDAGGAEHVAVPQPLECLQDSPVPPFLSKTFDLVDDPSLDSIISWGSGGNSFVVWDPLEFSRLVLPRNFKHNNFSSFVRQLNTYGFRKVDTDKWEFANEAFKRGKRHLLKKIQRRKSPQSLQVGPSAEAGRPGLEGDIETLRKERSMLMQEVDDLQQQQRGTVHHMKVVNERLQYAEQRQKQMVSFLSKLLQNPAFLARLQQKTGQKGIDSPRMKRKFVKQHQHELGKLGLVTESKPYQFVDVASDELNLSAEPTVTLGFIKTPEQEGEGASSMGAKDPFQKGKSVLSPQQELNPEYYVSFQEDFGKNKMFPELFSPGIDGMIKQEDIWSMGFDVSAGMSSSSNELWSNPVNYDVPEIGVTSELLDIWDIGPLHAAGGSGIDKWPADESAFDEPDSQAGQLKVDTSKRIDP; this comes from the exons ATGAACCCAAAAGACGAGTGCTACCCAAAGTCTCCACCTACTTCAGCTGAATTGGACCCGGAGAATCCGCTTCGACCCGAAATGTCAGAACCGTTGTTAGGTTCTCAGTCAATTCCTTCGTTTACTTCTCCTCTGATGGAATTTGAAGCCTTTTGTGCTCTAAACCCATCGGAGTCTTCTTGGTCCTCTGGTGCTTTCGAGTTTGATGAGAAAGCTCCAACTGCAACGTATTCGTCTATGGACGCTGGTGGCGCGGAGCACGTGGCCGTCCCGCAGCCTCTTGAATGTCTACAGGACAGTCCGGTTCCGCCGTTTCTGTCCAAGACTTTCGATCTGGTCGACGACCCTTCGCTTGATTCGATCATATCGTGGGGTTCCGGCGGCAACAGCTTCGtggtgtgggacccattgGAGTTTTCCAGGCTCGTCTTGCCGAGGAATTTCAAGCACAACAATTTCTCAAGTTTTGTCCGGCAACTTAATACTTAT GGGTTTCGCAAGGTTGATACAGATAAGTGGGAGTTTGCGAATGAAGCTTTCAAAAGGGGCAAAAGAcatttgttgaagaagatCCAGAGGCGCAAGTCACCTCAATCACTGCAGGTTGGGCCTTCTGCTGAAGCAGGGAGGCCCGGACTGGAAGGTGACATTGAGACTttgaggaaagagagaagtaTGTTAATGCAGGAAGTTGATGATCTGCAGCAGCAACAGCGGGGTACAGTTCACCATATGAAAGTAGTGAACGAGAGGCTTCAGTATGCGGAGCAGAGACAGAAGCAGATGGTTTCTTTCTTGTCCAAGTTGCTTCAAAACCCAGCATTCTTAGCCCGCCTTCAACAGAAGACAGGACAGAAAGGTATAGACTCTCCAAGGATGAAGAGGAAATTTGTTAAGCAGCATCAGCATGAACTAG GAAAACTGGGTTTGGTTACAGAAAGCAAGCCATATCAATTTGTGGATGTAGCATCAGATGAGTTAAATTTATCAGCTGAACCAACAGTAACGCTAGGGTTTATCAAAACACCAGAGCAAGAAGGTGAAGGGGCGTCAAGCATGGGAGCTAAAGATCCATTTCAAAAAGGGAAGAGTGTTCTGAGCCCACAACAGGAGCTTAATCCCGAGTATTATGTCTCTTTCCAGGAGGATTTTGGGAAGAATAAGATGTTTCCGGAACTTTTCTCTCCAGGGATCGATGGCATGATTAAACAAGAAGATATATGGAGCATGGGTTTTGATGTCAGTGCTGGTATGTCAAGTTCTAGCAATGAGTTATGGAGTAACCCGGTCAACTATGATGTGCCAGAGATAGGAGTGACAAGCGAATTGTTAGATATCTGGGATATAGGTCCCCTGCATGCAGCAGGAGGGTCAGGCATTGATAAGTGGCCAGCTGATGAATCTGCATTTGATGAGCCTGATAGTCAAGCAGGCCAGCTGAAAGTCGATACATCTAAACGTATTGATCCATAG
- the LOC18769342 gene encoding heat stress transcription factor A-3 isoform X2, translated as MNPKDECYPKSPPTSAELDPENPLRPEMSEPLLGSQSIPSFTSPLMEFEAFCALNPSESSWSSGAFEFDEKAPTATYSSMDAGGAEHVAVPQPLECLQDSPVPPFLSKTFDLVDDPSLDSIISWGSGGNSFVVWDPLEFSRLVLPRNFKHNNFSSFVRQLNTYGFRKVDTDKWEFANEAFKRGKRHLLKKIQRRKSPQSLQVGPSAEAGRPGLEGDIETLRKERSMLMQEVDDLQQQQRGTVHHMKVVNERLQYAEQRQKQMVSFLSKLLQNPAFLARLQQKTGQKGIDSPRMKRKFVKQHQHELGKSDSCIQGQIVKYQPAWRNLSAVPDVNPVVPIEQSPDNLSQVMAGKLGLVTESKPYQFVDVASDELNLSAEPTVTLGFIKTPEQEGEGASSMGAKDPFQKGKSVLSPQQELNPEYYVSFQEDFGKNKMFPELFSPGIDGMIKQEDIWSMGFDVSAGRNPCEGQRVSVGETWSCMLNCPFQLQKFQQDELI; from the exons ATGAACCCAAAAGACGAGTGCTACCCAAAGTCTCCACCTACTTCAGCTGAATTGGACCCGGAGAATCCGCTTCGACCCGAAATGTCAGAACCGTTGTTAGGTTCTCAGTCAATTCCTTCGTTTACTTCTCCTCTGATGGAATTTGAAGCCTTTTGTGCTCTAAACCCATCGGAGTCTTCTTGGTCCTCTGGTGCTTTCGAGTTTGATGAGAAAGCTCCAACTGCAACGTATTCGTCTATGGACGCTGGTGGCGCGGAGCACGTGGCCGTCCCGCAGCCTCTTGAATGTCTACAGGACAGTCCGGTTCCGCCGTTTCTGTCCAAGACTTTCGATCTGGTCGACGACCCTTCGCTTGATTCGATCATATCGTGGGGTTCCGGCGGCAACAGCTTCGtggtgtgggacccattgGAGTTTTCCAGGCTCGTCTTGCCGAGGAATTTCAAGCACAACAATTTCTCAAGTTTTGTCCGGCAACTTAATACTTAT GGGTTTCGCAAGGTTGATACAGATAAGTGGGAGTTTGCGAATGAAGCTTTCAAAAGGGGCAAAAGAcatttgttgaagaagatCCAGAGGCGCAAGTCACCTCAATCACTGCAGGTTGGGCCTTCTGCTGAAGCAGGGAGGCCCGGACTGGAAGGTGACATTGAGACTttgaggaaagagagaagtaTGTTAATGCAGGAAGTTGATGATCTGCAGCAGCAACAGCGGGGTACAGTTCACCATATGAAAGTAGTGAACGAGAGGCTTCAGTATGCGGAGCAGAGACAGAAGCAGATGGTTTCTTTCTTGTCCAAGTTGCTTCAAAACCCAGCATTCTTAGCCCGCCTTCAACAGAAGACAGGACAGAAAGGTATAGACTCTCCAAGGATGAAGAGGAAATTTGTTAAGCAGCATCAGCATGAACTAGGTAAATCAGATTCTTGTATACAAGGGCAGATTGTGAAGTACCAACCTGCTTGGAGAAATCTCTCTGCAGTCCCAGATGTGAATCCAGTAGTTCCTATTGAACAATCTCCTGATAATCTTTCACAAGTTATGGCAGGAAAACTGGGTTTGGTTACAGAAAGCAAGCCATATCAATTTGTGGATGTAGCATCAGATGAGTTAAATTTATCAGCTGAACCAACAGTAACGCTAGGGTTTATCAAAACACCAGAGCAAGAAGGTGAAGGGGCGTCAAGCATGGGAGCTAAAGATCCATTTCAAAAAGGGAAGAGTGTTCTGAGCCCACAACAGGAGCTTAATCCCGAGTATTATGTCTCTTTCCAGGAGGATTTTGGGAAGAATAAGATGTTTCCGGAACTTTTCTCTCCAGGGATCGATGGCATGATTAAACAAGAAGATATATGGAGCATGGGTTTTGATGTCAGTGCTG GTCGTAACCCTTGCGAAGGGCAGCGCGTTTCTGTTGGGGAAACATGGTCATGCATGCTCAATTGCCCTTTCCAGCTACAAAAATTCCAGCAAGATGAACTTATATGA
- the LOC109950401 gene encoding LOW QUALITY PROTEIN: angiopoietin-1 receptor-like (The sequence of the model RefSeq protein was modified relative to this genomic sequence to represent the inferred CDS: deleted 2 bases in 1 codon), whose protein sequence is MEHLEKERNEEMAKFENELKVGKVKVKFGDFDEVNAMVVTLPLFFEARPNQPNFMDGDVFDEVESMVQMEGAKEIEVAQEIPKEGNAQPCIMVPKKEEKLPKKPEWMALEGLRDEPSNEKSDVYSFGVILWELATLHQLWGNLNPAQVVAAVGFKNKRLEIPRDLNPQVASIIEACWANEPWKRPSFASIMESLMPLIKPPATQPSRPGVPLLS, encoded by the exons ATGGAACACTTAGAGAAAGAACGCAATGAAGAGATGGCCAAGTTTGAGAATGAACTAAAAGTGGGCAAGGTCAAAGTAAAGTTTGGAGACTTTGACGAGGTAAATGCCATGGTTGTTACACTCCCACTATTTTTCGAAGCTCGGCCGAATCAACCTAATTTTATGGACGGAGATGTGTTCGATGAGGTTGAGTCCATGGTCCAAATGGAAGGGGCCAAAGAAATTGAGGTGGCTCAAGAAATTCCAAAGGAAGGGAATGCCCAACCTTGCATCATGGTGCCCAAGAAGGAGGAAAAATTGCCCAAGAAG cCGGAATGGATGGCACTGGAAGGCCTGCGTGATGAACCGTCAAAT GAGAAGTCAGATGTTTACAGTTTTGGTGTAATATTGTGGGAACTAGCTACACTGCATCAGCTGTGGGGTAATTTAAATCCAGCACAG GTTGTGGCAGCTGTTGGTTTTAAGAACAAAAGGCTTGAGATTCCACGTGATTTGAATCCTCAAGTGGCTTCGATCATTGAGGCTTGCTGGGCCAA TGAGCCCTGGAAACGACCTTCATTTGCTAGTATCATGGAATCTTTGATGCCGTTGATTAAACCTCCGGCGACTCAACCTAGTCGTCCAGGCGTGCCATTACTCAGCTGA